Proteins from a genomic interval of Mustela lutreola isolate mMusLut2 chromosome 4, mMusLut2.pri, whole genome shotgun sequence:
- the PDIA4 gene encoding protein disulfide-isomerase A4, translated as MRLRKACLLVLLLALAQLLVAASAGGPDEDSSNKEDAIEDDEEEEEEDEDLEVKEENGVLVLNDVNFDNFVADKDTVLLEFYAPWCGHCKQFAPEYEKIASALKEHDPPIPVAKIDATSESALAGRFGVSGYPTIKILKKGQAVDYEGSRTQEEIVAKVKEVSQPNWTPPPEVTLVLTKENFDEVVDGADIILVEFYAPWCGHCKKLAPEYEKAAKELSKRSPPIPLAKVDATAETDLAKRFEVSGYPTLKIFRKGKPFDYNGPREKYGIVDYMIEQSGPPSKEIMSLKQVQEFLKDGDDVIIIGVFKAESDPAYQQYQDAANNLREDYKFHHTFSTEIAKFLKVSSGKLVIMQPEKFQSKYEPRSHVMDILSSTEGSAIKDHVLKHTLPLVGHRKTSNDAKRYTRRPLVVVYYSVDFSFDYRAATQFWRNKVLEVAKDFPEYTFAVADEDDFATEVKDLGLSESGEDVNAAILDEGGRKFAMEPDDFDSDTLREFVRAFKKGKLKPVVKSQPVPKNNKGPVKVVVGKTFDSIVMDPKKDVLIEFYAPWCGHCKQLEPEYTALGKKYKNHKNLVIAKMDATANDITNDRYKVEGFPTIYFAPSGDKKNPIKFEDGNRDLEHLSKFVEEHATKLSRTREDL; from the exons ATGAGGCTCCGGAAGGCGTGTCTGCTGGTGCTGCTCCTGGCGCTGGCGCAGCTGCTGGTCGCCGCGAGCGCCGGGGGGCCGGATGAAG ATTCTTCTAATAAGGAGGACGCCATTGAGgacgacgaggaggaggaggaggaggacgaggacTTGGAAGTCAAGGAAGAAAATGGGGTCCTGGTCCTGAATGACGTGAACTTCGATAACTTTGTGGCTGACAAAGACACGGTGCTGCTGGAGTTCTACGCTCCGTG GTGTGGACATTGCAAGCAGTTTGCTCCGGAGTATGAGAAAATCGCCAGTGCCTTGAAGGAGCACGACCCTCCCATTCCTGTGGCCAAGATCGATGCAACCTCAGAGTCGGCGCTGGCCGGCAGGTTTGGGGTGAGCGGCTACCCCACCATCAAGATCCTTAAGAAGGGCCAGGCTGTGGACTACGAGGGCTCCAGGACTCAGGAAG AAATTGttgccaaggtcaaagaggtctCCCAGCCCAACTGGACGCCTCCTCCGGAAGTCACACTGGTGCTGACCAAAGAGAACTTCGATGAAGTGGTGGACGGGGCAGACATCATTCTGGTGGAGTTCTACGCCCCATG GTGTGGACACTGCAAGAAGCTGGCCCCCGAGTACGAGAAGGCCGCCAAGGAGCTGAGCAAGCGCTCCCCCCCAATCCCGCTGGCCAAGGTCGATGCCACTGCGGAGACAGACCTGGCCAAGAGGTTCGAGGTCTCTGGCTATCCCACCCTGAAAATCTTCCGCAAGGGAAAGCCTTTTGATTACAACGGCCCACGGGAAAAATACG GTATCGTCGACTACATGATCGAGCAGTCCGGGCCACCCTCCAAGGAGATCATGTCCCTGAAGCAGGTCCAGGAGTTCCTGAAGGATGGAGATGACGTCATCATCATTGGGGTCTTTAAAGCGGAGAGTGACCCAGCCTACCAGCAGTACCAGGATGCTG CGAATAACCTGCGAGAAGATTACAAATTCCACCACACTTTCAGCACTGAAATAGCAAAGTTCCTGAAAGTCTCCTCGGGGAAGTTGGTCATAATGCAGCCTGAGAAATTCCAGTCCAAGTACGAGCCCCGGAGCCACGTGATGGACATCctg AGCTCCACGGAGGGGTCAGCCATCAAGGACCACGTGCTGAAGCACACCTTGCCGCTGGTGGGGCACCGCAAGACCTCCAACGACGCCAAGCGGTACACGCGGCGCCCCCTGGTGGTCGTGTACTACAGCGTGGACTTCAGCTTCGATTACAGAGCTG CCACCCAGTTTTGGCGGAACAAAGTCTTGGAGGTGGCCAAGGACTTCCCCGAGTACACTTTTGCCGTGGCCGATGAGGACGACTTCGCCACGGAGGTGAAGGACCTGGGGCTCAGTGAGAGCGGGGAGGACGTCAATGCCGCCATCCTGGACGAGGGCGGCCGGAAGTTCGCCATGGAGCCTGACGACTTTGACTCTGACACCCTCCGGGAGTTTGTCAGAGCGTTCAAAAAAG GAAAACTGAAGCCGGTGGTCAAATCCCAGCCGGTGCCCAAGAACAACAAGGGGCCTGTCAAAGTTGTGGTGGGGAAGACCTTCGACTCCATTGTGATGGACCCCAAGAAGGACGTCCTCATCGAATTCTATGCGCCCTGGTGCGGGCACTGCAAGCAGCTGGAGCCCGAGTACACCGCCCTCGGCAAGAAGTACAAGAACCACAAAAACCTGGTCATCGCCAAGATGGACGCCACTGCCAATGACATCACCAACGACCGCTACAAAGTTGAGGGGTTCCCTACCATCTACTTCGCCCCCAGTGGGGACAAAAAGAACCCAATTAAATTTGAGGACGGAAACAGAGATCTGGAACATTTGAGCAAGTTTGTAGAAGAACATGCCACAAAACTGAGCAGGACCAGAGAAGACCTTTGA